A single genomic interval of Nerophis ophidion isolate RoL-2023_Sa linkage group LG11, RoL_Noph_v1.0, whole genome shotgun sequence harbors:
- the chd4b gene encoding chromodomain-helicase-DNA-binding protein 4 isoform X1, whose protein sequence is MSGSEDDRDNFGAAEELSLLPDDEAEDIMSDVEVPKSKKKKKAKKSNRESRSNKRQRAIREDLPMSSPEHLIGVEAAEEDEGGLRSESDGSDYAPGKKKKKRSSSTKDKKKGSTASEKGGSKSKRKDPEPDDDDEDDEDCQPKSSSQMLEAWGMKDIDHVFTQEDYNSLTNYKAFSQFVRPLIAAKNPKIAVSKMMTLMMAKWREFSTNNPLKGSASANAALAAANVAAVVENMVVAGTDGGANVVAPAAAPTTTPAASVPAPPAPPLRKAKTKEGKGPNARKKSKSKAPPKPKPKKVAPLKIKLGGLNSKRKRSSSDEDEPDADSDFDEATFSVTEGSNRTSRSKKKSKSAKKKKKVEMEDGDGYETDHQDYCEVCQQGGEIILCDTCPRAYHMVCLDPDMEKAPEGKWSCPHCEKEGIQWEAREELSDAEVEDDDDRQEDDAEEEDDLHIEYCRVCKDGGELLCCDTCTSSYHIHCLNPPLPEIPNGEWICPRCKCPQMKGKVQKVITWRWGELPAPMPVPRPADLPADAPDPPPLVGRREREFFVKWCNLSYWHCSWVLELQLELNCQVMFRNYQRKTDMDEPPPVDFGGEGDVDKSTKRKNKDPLFVHMEAEFYRYGVKMEWLMIHRILNHSVDKKGNVHYLIKWRDLPYDQSTWENEDMDIPEFDTYKQTYWNHRELMIGDEGRPGKKLKKPVKIKKTERPPANPVVDPTIKFDRQPDYLDSTGGTLHPYQLEGLNWLRFSWAQATDTILADEMGLGKTVQTAVFLYSLYKEGHSKGPFLVSAPLSTIINWEREFEMWAPDMYVVTYVGDKDSRAVIRENEFSFEGNAIRGGKKASKMKKDSTVKFHVLLTSYELITIDQAVLGSIEWACLVVDEAHRLKNNQSKFFRVLNNYPLQHKLLLTGTPLQNNLEELFHLLNFLTPERFNNLEGFLEEFADIAKEDQIKKLHDMLGPHMLRRLKADVFKHMPSKTELIVRVELSPMQKKYYKFILTRNFEALNTRGGGNQVSLLNVVMDLKKCCNHPYLFPAAATEAPKLPNGMYEGMSLTKASGKLTLLQKMMTKLKEGGHRVLVFSQMTKMLDLLEDFLENEGYKYERIDGGVTGSMRQEAIDRFNAPGAPQFAFLLSTRAGGLGINLASADTVIIYDSDWNPHNDIQAFSRAHRIGQNRKVMIYRFVTKASVEERITQVAKKKMMLTHLVVRPGLGSKTGSMSKQELDDILKFGTEELFKDELGEGDNKEDDSSVIHYDDQAIDRLLDRNQDATDDTEIQSMNEYLSSFKVAQYVVKDEDDEEEEVEREVIKQEESVDPDYWEKLLRHHYEQQQEDLARNLGKGKRTRKPVNYNDGSQEDRGIRQDWQEDQSDNQSDYSVASEEGDEDFDERSEANNRRPNRKGLRNDRDKPLPPLLARVGGNIEVLGFNARQRKAFLNAVMRYGMPPQDAFTNQWLVRDLRGKSEKEFKAYVSLFMRHLCEPGADGAETFADGVPREGLSRQHVLTRIGVMSLIRKKVQEFEHVNGQWSMPWMAELEENKRAAALAAGEDPRTPSTGTPADTQPNTPVPEDLSRPEDREDVRKNPEESKGVRKIDDPEIIEIPDESDKSPASEIKDGSPAGKEDKEKEARGQDEGKESHDPIKTSHMLDDAEVKGETADGKADDEERSKAEEAKDEKMDMTSTDKDQKEEKDSVKSDESSKLQNGENAREAATAAALSLVNVSEEKRKASKQRFMFNIADGGFTELHSLWQNEERAATVTKKTFEIWHRRHDYWLLAGIIQHGYARWQDVQNDVRFAILNEPFKGEMSRGNFLEIKNKFLARRFKLLEQALVIEEQLRRAAYLNMTEDPAHPSMALNTRFSEVECLAESHQHLSKESMSGNKPANAVLHKVLKQLEELLSDMKADVTRLPATIARIPPVAVRLQMSERNILSRLASRGPEVTGQNQAQSVQQMQVSR, encoded by the exons ACGACGAGGCGGAGGACATCATGTCTGACGTGGAGGTGCCCAAgtccaagaagaagaagaaagccaaGAAAAGCAACCGAGAGAGCAGAAGCAACAAGAGACAGCGAGCCATCAGAGAG GACTTGCCAATGAGTTCGCCGGAGCACCTGATCGGAGTGGAGGCAGCTGAGGAAGATGAGGGAGGTCTGCGCTCGGAGAGTGACGGAAGTGATTACGcccctggaaaaaaaaagaagaaacgcTCCAGCTCGACCAAAGACAAGAAGAAAGGAAGCACGGCCTCTGAGAAAGGGGGCTCGAAGAGCAAACGCAAAGATCCAGAACCGGATGATGACGATGAGGACGATGAGGACTGCCAG CCGAAAAGCTCCTCTCAGATGTTGGAGGCCTGGGGCATGAAAGATATTGATCATGTTTTTACTCAGGAAGACTACAACTCCCTTACCAACTACAAGGCCTTCAGCCAGTTTGTCAG GCCTCTGATTGCAGCCAAGAACCCGAAAATTGCTGTTTCAAAGATGATGACTTTAATGATGGCCAAATGGAGAGAATTTAGCACCAACAACCCGCTTAAG GGCTCCGCCAGCGCCAATGCAGCTCTGGCAGCCGCCAATGTGGCTGCAGTGGTGGAGAACATGGTGGTGGCTGGGACAGATGGGGGGGCAAACGTTGTTGCCCCTGCCGCTGCTCCCACGACAACGCCTGCTGCTTCAGTGCCGGCACCTCCTGCGCCACCCCTTCGCAAGGCGAAGACCAAAGAGGGCAAAG GGCCTAATGCTCGTAAAAAGTCCAAGTCTAAAGCTCCACCAAAGCCCAAGCCCAAGAAGGTGGCTCCACTCAAAATTAAACTAGGAGGTTTGAACAGCAAGAGGAAGCGCTCATCC AGCGACGAAGACGAACCAGATGCAGACAGTGATTTTGATGAAGCAACCTTCTCTGTGACGGAAGGCTCTAACCGCACTAGCCGCAGCAAGAAGAAGTCCAAGAgtgcaaagaagaagaagaaag TCGAAATGGAGGATGGCGACGGTTACGAGACAGACCACCAGGATTACTGCGAAGTGTGCCAGCAGGGAGGAGAGATCATTCTGTGCGACACCTGTCCCAGGGCTTATCACATGGTCTGTTTGGACCCTGACATGGAGAAGGCACCCGAGGGCAAGTGGAGCTGTCCACACTGT GAGAAGGAGGGTATCCAGTGGGAAGCACGAGAAGAGCTCTCCGACGCCGAAGTGGAAGACGACGATGACAGGCAGGAGGATGACGCAGAGGAAGAGGACGACCTCCACATTGAGTACTGCAGAGTGTGCAAGGACGGAGGGGAATTGCTCTGCTGCGATACTTGCACCTCGTCTTATCACATCCACTGTCTCAACCCGCCTCTTCCCGAAATCCCTAATGGCGAGTGGATCTGTCCCCGCTGCAAGTGTCCACAAATGAAGGGAAAAGTCCAGAAGGTTATAACATGGCGTTGGGGAGAGCTGCCAGCCCCCATGCCCGTCCCCCGACCTGCTGATCTTCCTGCTGATGCTCCTGACCCGCCGCCACTGGTTGGTCGCCGGGAGAGGGAGTTCTTTGTCAAATGGTGCAATCTTTCTTACTGGCACTGCTCCTGGGTGCTGGAGCTGCAG TTGGAGCTGAACTGCCAGGTGATGTTTCGCAACTACCAGAGGAAAACTGACATGGATGAGCCACCACCGGTGGATTTCGGAGGCGAGGGTGACGTTGACAAAAGCACCAAGAGAAAGAACAAGGATCCGCTCTTCGTTCATATGGAGGCAGAGTTCTACCGGTATGGAGTCAAGATGGAGTGGCTGATGATACATCGCATTCTCAACCACAG TGTTGACAAAAAGGGAAATGTACACTACCTGATCAAGTGGCGGGATCTGCCCTACGATCAGTCGACGTGGGAGAACGAAGACATGGACatcccagagtttgacacctacaAGCAGACTTACTGGAATCACAG AGAGTTGATGATTGGCGATGAGGGCAGACCTGGTAAGAAGCTGAAGAAGCCTGTCAAAATCAAGAAGACAGAGCGTCCACCTGCTAACCCAGTTGTAGAT CCCACCATCAAGTTTGACCGTCAGCCTGACTACCTGGACAGCACAGGGGGCACTCTTCACCCCTACCAGCTTGAGGGTTTGAACTGGCTCAGGTTTTCTTGGGCTCAGGCCACCGACACCATCCTTGCTGATGAGATGGGCTTAGGCAAAACGGTCCAGACTGCTGTCTTCCTTTACTCGCTGTACAAAGAG GGTCATTCCAAAGGTCCTTTCCTGGTTAGTGCACCCCTGTCCACCATCATTAACTGGGAGagagaatttgaaatgtgggcgcCGGACATGTATGTGGTCACATACGTTGGGGACAAGGACAGCAGGGCTGTCATCCGAGAGAATGAGTTCTCCTTCGAAGGAAATGCCATCCGAGGTGGGAAGAAGGCATCAAAAATGAAG AAAGACTCGACAGTCAAGTTCCATGTCCTGCTCACATCTTATGAGCTGATTACCATTGATCAGGCTGTGCTGGGTTCAATTGAATGGGCTTGTCTGGTGGTGGATGAGGCTCACAGGCTCAAGAACAACCAGTCCAAG TTTTTCCGAGTGTTGAACAACTACCCACTGCAACACAAGCTGCTCCTGACGGGCACGCCTCTTCAGAACAACCTAGAGGAGCTGTTCCACTTGCTTAACTTTCTGACTCCAGAGAGATTCAA CAACTTGGAAGGCTTTTTGGAAGAGTTTGCTGATATCGCCAAAGAAGACCAGATCAAGAAGCTCCATGACATGCTGGGACCGCACATGCTCAGGAGGTTGAAGGCGGACGTCTTCAAACACATGCCATCCAAGACTGAGCTCATTGTCAGAGTGGAGCTGAGCCCCATGCAAAA GAAATACTACAAGTTTATTCTAACGCGGAATTTTGAGGCCTTGAACACCCGTGGAGGAGGAAACCAAGTTTCTCTGCTCAACGTGGTGATGGACCTGAAAAAGTGCTGCAATCATCCATATCTCTTTCCAGCTGCTGCTACA gAGGCTCCAAAACTTCCAAATGGCATGTACGAAGGCATGTCTCTGACCAAAGCATCGGGCAAGCTCACGCTCCTGCAGAAAATGATGACAAAGCTGAAGGAGGGAGGCCACAGGGTTTTAGTTTTCTCCCAGATGACCAAAATGCTCGACCTGCTTGAGGACTTCCTTGAAAACGAGGGCTACAAATACGAGCGAATAGACGGCGGAGTGACAGGCAGCATGCGGCAGGAGGCCATCGACCGCTTTAATG CTCCTGGTGCTCCCCAGTTTGCTTTCCTCCTTTCGACTAGAGCAGGAGGTTTGGGCATTAATCTTGCATCTGCAGACACTGTTATCATCTATGACTCTGACTGGAATCCTCACAATGACATCCAG GCGTTTAGCAGAGCTCACCGTATTGGTCAAAACAGGAAGGTGATGATCTATCGTTTTGTCACCAAAGCGTCTGTAGAGGAGAGGATCACACAG GTAGCAAAGAAAAAGATGATGCTTACCCATCTTGTGGTACGGCCCGGGCTTGGCTCCAAGACGGGTTCCATGTCCAAGCAGGAACTTGACGATATCCTCAAATTTGGAACTGAGGAGCTGTTCAAGGATGAGCTTGGGGAAG GGGACAACAAGGAGGACGACAGCAGTGTGATCCACTACGACGACCAAGCCATCGATCGCTTGTTGGACAGGAACCAGGACGCCACAGACGACACCGAGATCCAGAGCATGAATGAATACCTCAGCTCCTTCAAAGTAGCTCAATATGTGGTAAAAGATGAGGATGATGAG gaagagGAAGTGGAGAGGGAGGTGATCAAGCAGGAGGAAAGCGTAGATCCCGACTACTGGGAGAAGCTGCTTCGGCATCACTACGAACAGCAGCAAGAAGATTTGGCCCGTAATTTGGGCAAAGGCAAAAGAACCCGAAAGCCGGTGAATTACAATGACGGTTCCCAGGAGGACCGAGGTATAAGACAGG ACTGGCAAGAAGATCAATCCGACAACCAGTCTGACTACTCAGTGGCATCGGAGGAGGGTGACGAAGATTTTGATGAGCGTTCCGAAG CCAACAACCGCAGACCAAATCGCAAAGGCTTGAGGAATGACAGGGACAAGCCTCTCCCTCCCCTATTGGCTAGAGTGGGAGGAAACATTGAA GTTCTTGGCTTCAATGCACGACAGAGGAAGGCCTTCCTGAATGCTGTAATGCGGTATGGGATGCCTCCGCAGGATGCTTTCACCAATCAGTGGCTGGTGCGGGACCTTCGAGGGAAGTCCGAGAAGGAGTTTAA GGCTTACGTGTCTCTCTTCATGAGACACTTGTGTGAACCGGGAGCTGATGGAGCTGAGACCTTCGCGGATGGCGTCCCGCGTGAGGGACTGTCTAGGCAGCATGTGCTCACTCGCATCGGTGTCATGTCTCTCATAAGAAAAAAG GTGCAGGAGTTTGAGCATGTGAATGGTCAATGGTCCATGCCATGGATGGCAGAACTGGAGGAAAATAAAAGGGCTGCAGCTTTGGCTGCTGGTGAGGATCCTAGGACTCCTTCAACTGGGACACCTGCGGATACACAACCTAATACTCCAGTGCCAG AGGATCTTTCAAGACCAGAGGACAGAGAAGACGTGAGGAAGAATCCCGAGGAGTCAAAAGGAGTCAGGAAGATAGATGATCCAGAA ATTATTGAAATCCCAGACGAATCGGATAAATCGCCGGCTTCCGAAATAAAAGACGGCTCACCTGCGGGAAAAGAGGACAAAGAGAAGGAGGCGCGAGGCCAGGATGAAGGGAAGGAGTCGCACGACCCGATCAAGACGTCACATATGTTAGATGATGCTGAGGTGAAGGGTGAAACTGCAGATGGAAAAGCAGATGATGAGGAAAGGTCAAAAG CAGAAGAAGCGAAAGATGAGAAGATGGACATGACATCAACAGATAAAG atcaaaaagaagaaaaagacagcGTTAAATCGGACGAATCCAGCAAACTTCAGAATGGAGAGAATGCCAGAgaagcagcaacagcagcagcttTGTCCTTGGTGAATGTTAGTGAAGAGAAGAGAAAAGCCAGCAAGCAGAGGTTCATGTTCAACATTGCAGATGGCGGCTTTACAG AGCTACACTCCCTGTGGCAGAATGAAGAAAGGGCAGCCACCGTCACGAAGAAGACCTTTGAGATCTGGCACCGCCGCCATGACTACTGGCTCCTGGCTGGCATCATACA ACATGGCTATGCTCGATGGCAGGATGTACAGAATGATGTAAGATTTGCCATTCTCAACGAGCCTTTCAAAGGGGAAATGAGCCGGGGGAACTTCCTGGAGATAAAGAACAAGTTTCTGGCACGTAGATTCAAG TTGCTGGAGCAGGCGTTGGTCATTGAGGAGCAACTCCGCCGGGCGGCCTACCTCAACATGACGGAGGACCCTGCTCACCCTTCCATGGCCCTCAACACTCGCTTCAGTGAGGTGGAGTGTCTGGCTGAGTCTCACCAGCACCTGAGCAAGGAGTCCATGTCTGGAAACAAGCCTGCCAATGCAGTGCTGCACAAAG TCCTCAAACAACTGGAGGAGCTGCTGAGCGACATGAAGGCCGACGTCACGCGCCTTCCAGCTACCATCGCCAGGATACCACCGGTGGCCGTGCGGTTGCAAATGTCCGAGAGGAACATCCTGAGCCGACTGGCCAGCCGTGGTCCTGAGGTGACCGGCCAGAACCAGGCGCAGAGTGTGCAGCAGATGCAGGTTTCACGCTGA